In a genomic window of Vicinamibacterales bacterium:
- a CDS encoding tetratricopeptide repeat protein, with protein MLKGLCIAGLLFVLAQSPPPGAEAISLLGKPLVPAPIPAETRRTLEENLKKAEIEHGKNPDDPDATIWLGRRQAYLGRYREAIETYSEGIEKHPDDARLYRHRGHRYLTVREFPKAIADFTRAAALVAGQPDQVEPDGQPNARNIPTSTLQSNIYYHLGLAHYLTGDWARAADAYARCMTVSKNPDMLVATTYWYHLALARQGRMADAARLLQPISADMEIIENASYHRLLRMFKGELTPDALLAPGAAGLDAVTTRYGIAAWHLAHGRRDAAIPLLRAVVDGAPQQWPAFGYIAAEAELSRK; from the coding sequence ATGCTGAAGGGTCTGTGCATCGCCGGTCTTCTGTTCGTGTTGGCGCAGTCGCCGCCCCCGGGAGCCGAAGCGATATCGCTGCTCGGCAAGCCGCTCGTCCCGGCGCCGATTCCCGCGGAGACGCGCAGGACGCTCGAAGAGAACCTGAAGAAGGCGGAGATCGAGCACGGGAAAAACCCGGACGATCCGGATGCGACGATCTGGCTCGGGCGGCGGCAGGCGTACCTGGGACGGTACCGCGAGGCGATCGAGACCTACAGCGAAGGCATCGAGAAGCATCCCGACGACGCCCGGTTGTACCGGCATCGCGGTCACCGCTACCTTACGGTGCGCGAGTTCCCGAAGGCGATCGCGGACTTCACCAGGGCGGCGGCGCTGGTCGCCGGACAGCCGGACCAGGTGGAGCCGGACGGCCAGCCGAACGCGCGCAACATCCCCACGAGTACGCTGCAATCGAACATCTACTACCACCTGGGCCTCGCGCATTACCTGACGGGGGACTGGGCCAGGGCGGCCGATGCCTACGCGAGGTGCATGACGGTGTCGAAGAACCCCGACATGCTGGTCGCCACCACCTACTGGTACCATCTCGCGCTGGCGCGCCAGGGGCGCATGGCGGACGCGGCGAGGCTGCTGCAGCCGATCTCCGCGGACATGGAGATCATCGAGAATGCCTCGTACCACCGGCTGCTGCGGATGTTCAAAGGGGAGCTGACGCCCGACGCGCTGCTCGCGCCCGGCGCCGCGGGGCTCGACGCGGTGACCACCCGATACGGCATCGCCGCCTGGCACCTGGCGCACGGCCGCAGGGATGCCGCGATTCCGCTGCTGCGGGCGGTCGTCGACGGCGCGCCGCAGCAGTGGCCGGCGTTCGGCTACATCGCGGCGGAGGCAGAACTGAGCCGGAAGTAG
- a CDS encoding DUF3500 domain-containing protein produces the protein MTNLTRLTAAGLAGVAIATAGAWAQNSVQQRSLAAEKAGLAEPFRGVTTAGTIVPNLYAIKSTGVSTAGVTRAAAAFLASLSAEQRARTSFPVDDDEWRKWMNQHFYVRQGVGFQELSPAQREAGIAVLRAGLSARGLKQTRDIMRLNETLGELNNNDFEQYGEWKYHLTVMGTPSATEPWGWQFDGHHAIVNYFVLGDQVVMTPFFAGSEPVIATSGKFKGTAVLQDEQNQGLAFARTLDEAQRAKAVLSPDKTRNNNLTEAWKDNAVVPQAGIFAPDLSDRQRRQLLDLVALFIGNMDDGHARVKMSEIERHIAQTSFAWVGKTEPGSVFYYRIQSPVVLIEFDHQTPANLRHLAKDPSAPNPEHIHVVVRTPNGNDYGKDLLRQHYARHKHSAAYGIDSK, from the coding sequence ATGACGAACCTCACTCGCCTCACCGCCGCGGGGCTCGCCGGTGTCGCCATCGCCACCGCGGGTGCCTGGGCGCAGAACTCGGTGCAGCAGCGATCCCTCGCCGCCGAAAAGGCGGGTCTGGCCGAGCCCTTCAGGGGGGTGACGACCGCCGGCACCATCGTGCCGAACCTGTATGCGATCAAGTCGACCGGCGTGTCCACCGCGGGCGTGACCAGGGCGGCCGCGGCATTTCTCGCCTCGCTCTCCGCCGAGCAGCGCGCGCGCACGTCGTTCCCCGTGGACGACGACGAGTGGCGCAAGTGGATGAATCAGCACTTCTACGTGCGGCAGGGGGTCGGCTTCCAGGAGCTGTCGCCGGCACAGCGCGAGGCCGGGATTGCCGTGCTCCGCGCCGGGCTCAGCGCGCGCGGGTTGAAGCAGACCCGCGACATCATGCGGCTCAACGAGACGCTCGGCGAGCTGAACAACAACGATTTCGAGCAGTACGGCGAGTGGAAGTATCACCTCACCGTCATGGGCACGCCCTCGGCCACCGAGCCCTGGGGCTGGCAGTTCGACGGCCACCACGCGATCGTCAACTACTTCGTGCTCGGCGACCAGGTGGTGATGACGCCGTTCTTCGCCGGGTCGGAGCCGGTGATCGCGACGTCGGGCAAGTTCAAGGGCACTGCGGTGCTGCAGGACGAGCAGAACCAGGGCCTGGCGTTCGCGCGGACGCTCGACGAGGCACAGCGCGCCAAGGCGGTGCTCTCGCCCGACAAGACGCGCAACAACAATCTCACCGAAGCGTGGAAGGACAATGCCGTGGTGCCGCAGGCGGGCATCTTCGCGCCGGATCTCTCCGACCGCCAGCGCAGGCAGCTGCTCGATCTGGTCGCGCTGTTCATCGGCAACATGGACGACGGCCACGCCAGAGTGAAGATGAGCGAGATCGAACGGCACATCGCGCAGACCTCGTTCGCCTGGGTGGGCAAGACCGAACCTGGCAGCGTGTTCTACTACCGGATTCAGAGCCCGGTGGTGTTGATCGAGTTCGATCACCAGACGCCGGCCAACCTGCGCCACCTGGCGAAGGATCCGTCCGCGCCGAACCCTGAGCACATTCACGTGGTGGTCCGCACGCCGAACGGCAACGACTACGGCAAGGACCTGCTGCGGCAGCACTACGCCCGCCACAAGCATTCCGCCGCGTACGGGATCGATTCCAAATGA
- a CDS encoding YdeI/OmpD-associated family protein, translating into MPKPADVRFFKTAAELRKWFRANHRSADELWVGFYRKGSGRTSITWPEAVDEALCVGWIDGVRHRVDEDSYTNRFTPRRKGSVWSAINIARVEVLTREKRMQAAGLAAFAERKANKSGIYAYEQRRDTLEEPYAGMMQKHPRAWAFFQAQPPYYRKLVGWYVISAKRDDTRLARFQRLLDACLRGERLR; encoded by the coding sequence GTGCCAAAACCCGCTGACGTTCGGTTCTTCAAGACCGCGGCAGAACTGCGCAAGTGGTTCCGGGCCAATCACAGATCGGCGGACGAACTGTGGGTCGGCTTCTATCGCAAGGGCTCCGGCCGGACGAGCATCACCTGGCCGGAGGCCGTCGACGAAGCGCTGTGCGTCGGGTGGATCGACGGCGTCCGCCATCGGGTGGACGAGGACAGCTATACGAACCGGTTCACGCCGCGGCGCAAGGGCAGCGTCTGGAGCGCGATCAACATCGCGCGCGTCGAGGTGCTCACGCGCGAAAAGCGGATGCAGGCGGCGGGGCTCGCCGCGTTTGCGGAACGGAAGGCGAACAAGTCGGGCATCTACGCCTACGAACAGCGCCGCGACACGCTGGAAGAGCCGTACGCGGGCATGATGCAGAAGCATCCGCGCGCCTGGGCGTTCTTTCAGGCGCAGCCGCCGTATTACCGCAAGCTCGTGGGCTGGTACGTGATCAGCGCAAAGAGGGACGACACCCGCCTGGCGAGATTCCAGCGGCTGCTCGACGCGTGCCTGCGCGGTGAGCGGCTGCGCTGA
- a CDS encoding TonB-dependent receptor produces MSRVVQRLLVLALVVCAFSNSAFAQGSGTTSLSGVVTDTGGGVIPGATVVVKNDATGVTYETVSSSTGAFSVPSLDPGTYTATVSLSGFKTSVISNIRLLTATPASIDVKLDVGALTETVEVRASSTLVQTQSSAVTSTMAVEQLKQLPLVSRNALYSLAFLPGVETAGGPRGAVISGLPNNTVNITIDGISTGNQFQNTDGFFSMVTPRLDAIEEITVTGATPGAGSGNGSTQVAFTTRSGTNEFNGSVYDTIRDPRLNSNYYFNRINGLQKNQVKLQTYGGRLGGPIVIPGLYDGHNKAFFFFNMEHQYQPSSATRTRTILNPDAQNGLFAYTSGGQTRTVNLYTLAAANGQTATPDPFILNLLGQIRQSTTTTGSVTTPAGQTNLQNFVYQATSSNNQYAPTTRIDYNLTDNHRLGGSYLFQRFLSKPDLLNNAEPPFPGFPNQGFQTSWRTVGSLWMRSTLSSKMVNELRGGWQTSPNNFFGNISRDMFDYQGGFLLNFPTITDPGANNNPAPRNTPNYNIEDTLSLQRGSHSFSLGGSYQRTEHRQNSKNLVPQLDFGVDQTFDPANAMFTTANFPGASNNVLTEARNIYAILTGRITSVTGTARLDANTNKYVYLGNLYQVARMDSFDLFAQDSWRMTPTFTVNYGVRYDVQLPFSPVTRTWSTSTLADLCGRSGVGNGPAGRSCNLFQPGINPAGAVNAPTYLLFEPGSHAVPTDWNNVGPNAGVAWRPNVQGGWLRTLLGDPEQATLRGGYSMTFGLERMQRFTDIYGGNPGGTTVASRNYTTGFPIGTAPLLFREQNRLGPPAFSTEPVYPLLATAANNLNIFDPNIKTPYVHQFSAGFQRSIGRDMALEVRYVGNRNKNAWTTENWNAEENIFETGFLNEFKLAQQNIAANVAAGRGATFRYFGPGTGTSPLPIYLAYFSGVPASQAGDPARYTSANFSNTAWTGHLSTYEADPQDAANDLHANTTFRGNAISAGLPANFFVMNPAVNAAQITRSLAGTKYDSLQVDLRRRFSRGFLINMNYTFAKRQGSSLQSLRQERIYLEDTQVPHAFKTQWTWQIPVGRDRRFGTGMNSALNAILGNWEFSGTGRLQRQLFDLGSVKLFGMTKDELQKAFKIRTVRSDAGTITVFNFPQDIVDNTRRAFNTDAGSATGYGGDGPPTGRYIGPASDANCIALYAGDCGAAKQVLLLGPVFSRWDMRLNKRFPFGPKTSFELGFEVLNVFDNINFNYATNPSPNTSADTFRVTSAYTDINTTFDPGGRIGQLVLRFSW; encoded by the coding sequence ATGAGTCGTGTTGTACAGCGCCTGCTGGTGCTGGCGCTGGTGGTGTGTGCGTTTTCGAACAGTGCGTTCGCGCAGGGGAGCGGCACGACGTCGCTGTCCGGCGTGGTTACCGATACCGGCGGCGGCGTAATTCCCGGCGCAACGGTAGTCGTCAAGAATGATGCGACGGGCGTCACCTACGAAACGGTGTCCTCGTCCACGGGCGCCTTCAGCGTCCCGTCCCTCGACCCGGGTACCTATACCGCCACCGTCTCCCTCTCGGGATTCAAGACGTCGGTCATCAGCAACATCCGTCTTCTCACGGCGACGCCGGCCAGCATCGACGTCAAGCTCGATGTCGGCGCGCTCACCGAGACGGTGGAAGTACGGGCATCGTCCACCCTCGTGCAGACGCAGTCGTCGGCGGTCACCTCGACGATGGCGGTCGAGCAGCTGAAGCAGCTGCCGCTCGTCTCGCGCAACGCGCTGTATTCGCTGGCGTTCCTGCCCGGCGTCGAAACCGCCGGCGGGCCGCGCGGCGCGGTCATCAGCGGCCTCCCGAACAACACCGTCAACATCACCATCGACGGCATCAGCACCGGCAACCAGTTCCAGAACACCGACGGGTTCTTCTCGATGGTCACGCCGCGTCTCGACGCGATCGAGGAAATCACCGTCACCGGCGCCACGCCCGGCGCGGGCAGCGGCAACGGCTCGACGCAGGTCGCGTTCACCACCCGCTCGGGCACCAACGAGTTCAACGGCAGCGTCTATGACACCATCCGCGACCCGCGGCTGAACTCCAACTACTACTTCAACCGGATCAACGGGCTCCAGAAGAACCAGGTCAAGCTGCAGACCTACGGCGGCCGCCTCGGCGGTCCGATCGTCATTCCCGGTCTCTACGACGGGCACAACAAGGCGTTCTTCTTCTTCAACATGGAGCATCAGTATCAGCCGAGCTCGGCGACGCGCACGCGCACGATCCTGAATCCCGATGCGCAGAACGGCCTCTTCGCCTACACCTCGGGCGGGCAGACCCGTACGGTGAACCTGTACACGCTCGCGGCGGCGAACGGCCAGACCGCGACGCCGGATCCGTTCATCCTCAACCTGCTCGGGCAGATCCGCCAGAGCACGACGACCACCGGATCGGTGACGACGCCGGCGGGGCAGACCAACCTGCAGAACTTCGTCTACCAGGCGACGTCGTCGAACAACCAGTACGCGCCGACGACGCGCATCGACTACAACCTGACGGACAACCATCGTCTGGGCGGCAGCTACCTGTTCCAGCGGTTCCTGAGCAAGCCGGACCTGCTGAACAACGCGGAACCGCCGTTCCCCGGGTTCCCGAACCAGGGCTTCCAGACGTCGTGGCGCACCGTCGGCTCGCTGTGGATGCGTTCGACGCTGTCGTCGAAGATGGTCAACGAGCTGCGCGGCGGCTGGCAGACATCGCCGAACAACTTCTTCGGCAACATCAGCCGCGACATGTTCGACTACCAGGGCGGGTTCCTGCTGAACTTCCCGACCATCACGGACCCCGGCGCCAACAACAACCCGGCGCCGCGCAACACGCCGAACTACAACATCGAAGACACGCTCAGCCTGCAGCGCGGCTCGCACAGCTTCTCGCTGGGCGGTTCGTACCAGCGCACCGAGCACCGCCAGAACAGCAAGAACCTCGTGCCGCAGCTCGATTTCGGCGTCGATCAGACGTTCGATCCGGCGAACGCGATGTTCACGACCGCGAACTTCCCGGGCGCGTCGAACAACGTGCTCACCGAGGCGCGGAACATCTACGCCATCCTCACCGGCCGGATCACCAGCGTGACCGGCACGGCGCGTCTCGACGCGAACACGAACAAGTACGTGTATCTCGGCAACCTGTATCAGGTGGCGCGGATGGACTCGTTCGACCTCTTCGCGCAGGACTCGTGGCGCATGACGCCGACCTTCACCGTCAACTACGGCGTGCGGTACGACGTGCAGCTGCCGTTCAGCCCGGTCACCAGGACGTGGTCGACGTCGACGCTGGCGGATCTGTGCGGCCGGTCGGGTGTCGGCAACGGACCGGCGGGACGCTCGTGCAACCTGTTCCAGCCCGGCATCAATCCCGCCGGCGCGGTGAACGCGCCGACGTACCTGCTGTTCGAGCCGGGCAGCCATGCCGTGCCGACCGACTGGAACAACGTCGGTCCGAACGCCGGCGTGGCGTGGCGTCCGAACGTGCAGGGCGGCTGGCTGCGGACGCTGCTCGGCGATCCGGAACAGGCGACGCTGCGCGGCGGCTACTCGATGACCTTCGGTCTCGAGCGCATGCAGCGCTTCACCGACATCTACGGCGGCAACCCGGGCGGCACCACAGTCGCGAGTCGCAACTACACGACGGGGTTCCCGATCGGGACGGCGCCGTTGCTGTTCCGCGAGCAGAACCGTCTCGGTCCGCCGGCGTTCTCGACCGAGCCGGTGTACCCGCTGCTGGCGACGGCAGCGAACAACCTGAACATCTTCGACCCGAACATCAAGACTCCCTACGTCCACCAGTTCTCCGCCGGCTTCCAGCGCTCGATCGGGCGCGACATGGCGCTCGAAGTGCGCTACGTCGGCAACCGCAACAAGAACGCCTGGACGACGGAGAACTGGAACGCCGAGGAGAACATCTTCGAGACCGGGTTCCTGAACGAGTTCAAGCTGGCGCAGCAGAACATCGCGGCGAACGTGGCGGCCGGCCGGGGCGCGACCTTCCGCTACTTCGGCCCGGGCACCGGCACCTCGCCGCTGCCGATCTACCTCGCGTACTTCAGCGGCGTGCCCGCGTCGCAGGCGGGCGATCCGGCGCGCTACACGTCGGCGAACTTCTCGAACACGGCGTGGACCGGCCACCTCAGCACCTACGAGGCCGATCCGCAGGACGCGGCGAACGATCTGCACGCCAACACGACGTTCCGCGGCAACGCGATCAGCGCCGGCCTGCCGGCGAACTTCTTCGTGATGAACCCGGCGGTCAACGCGGCGCAGATCACCCGTTCGCTGGCCGGGACCAAGTACGATTCGCTGCAGGTCGATCTGCGGCGCCGCTTCTCGCGCGGCTTCCTGATCAACATGAACTACACGTTCGCGAAGCGTCAGGGCTCGTCGCTCCAGTCGCTGCGCCAGGAGCGCATCTACCTCGAGGACACCCAGGTGCCGCACGCGTTCAAGACGCAGTGGACCTGGCAGATCCCGGTCGGCCGCGATCGCCGCTTCGGGACCGGCATGAACTCGGCGCTCAACGCCATCCTCGGCAACTGGGAGTTCTCCGGCACCGGCCGGCTGCAGCGCCAGCTGTTCGATCTCGGCAGCGTCAAGCTGTTCGGGATGACGAAGGACGAACTGCAGAAGGCGTTCAAGATCCGCACCGTGCGGTCGGACGCGGGAACCATCACCGTGTTCAACTTCCCGCAGGACATCGTCGACAACACGCGCCGCGCGTTCAATACCGACGCCGGTTCGGCGACCGGGTACGGCGGCGACGGGCCGCCCACCGGCCGCTACATCGGCCCGGCCTCGGACGCGAACTGCATCGCGCTGTATGCGGGTGATTGCGGCGCGGCGAAGCAGGTGCTGCTCCTGGGCCCGGTGTTCTCGCGCTGGGACATGCGGCTGAACAAGCGGTTCCCGTTCGGCCCGAAGACCTCGTTCGAACTCGGCTTCGAGGTGCTGAACGTGTTCGACAACATCAACTTCAACTACGCCACCAATCCGAGCCCGAACACGTCGGCGGACACGTTCCGCGTGACGTCGGCCTACACCGACATCAACACGACGTTCGATCCGGGCGGCCGCATCGGCCAGCTGGTACTCCGCTTCAGCTGGTAA
- a CDS encoding alpha/beta hydrolase has protein sequence MRDAGRLIAWVVMLLLPAAAFAGQQPPPMPIQDGQLLPLWPGGAPGAQGAADSDVPAITVYLPRTMAPGTPAMIVCPGGGYGGLAANHEGRQVANFLNSLGMAAFVLRYRLGPKYHHPIQLGDAQRAIRTVRAKAAEWRIDPARIGIMGFSAGGHLAMTASTLFDAGATDAPDPIDRAGSRPDFAVLGYPVISMTASWTHQGSKRNLLGDAPDADVASKLSGEKAVTKDTPPTFIFQTNQDTAVPAENSVHYYLALRQAGVPAEMHIFERGPHGVGLANNDPALSAWSNLLANWLRGRGAIK, from the coding sequence ATGCGGGACGCGGGCCGGCTGATCGCGTGGGTGGTGATGCTCCTCCTTCCCGCAGCCGCCTTTGCGGGACAGCAGCCGCCGCCCATGCCGATTCAGGACGGACAACTCCTTCCGCTGTGGCCCGGCGGCGCGCCGGGTGCGCAGGGCGCCGCAGACAGCGACGTGCCCGCCATCACCGTGTACCTCCCGCGCACCATGGCGCCGGGCACGCCGGCGATGATCGTCTGTCCGGGCGGCGGATATGGTGGGCTGGCCGCGAACCACGAAGGACGGCAGGTCGCCAATTTCCTCAACTCGCTCGGCATGGCGGCGTTCGTCCTGCGGTACCGGCTCGGACCGAAGTACCACCATCCGATTCAGCTCGGCGACGCGCAGCGCGCCATTCGCACCGTCCGGGCGAAAGCGGCGGAGTGGCGGATCGATCCGGCGCGGATCGGCATCATGGGCTTCTCCGCCGGCGGACATCTCGCGATGACGGCGAGTACGCTGTTCGACGCCGGCGCCACCGACGCGCCCGATCCGATCGATCGCGCCGGCAGCCGGCCGGACTTCGCCGTGCTGGGCTACCCGGTGATCTCGATGACGGCGTCCTGGACGCATCAGGGATCGAAGCGCAACCTGCTCGGCGACGCGCCCGACGCCGACGTCGCGTCGAAGCTCTCCGGCGAGAAGGCGGTAACGAAGGACACGCCGCCGACGTTCATCTTCCAGACCAACCAGGACACGGCCGTGCCGGCGGAGAACAGCGTCCATTACTACCTCGCGCTGCGGCAGGCCGGCGTGCCGGCAGAGATGCACATCTTCGAGCGCGGCCCTCACGGCGTCGGTCTGGCCAACAACGATCCGGCGCTGTCCGCCTGGTCGAACCTGCTCGCCAACTGGCTCCGCGGCCGCGGCGCGATCAAGTAG
- a CDS encoding ubiquitin-like small modifier protein 1 encodes MPVVFMIPGALRELAAGRSEVPVDAPAGPLSAALARLWAECPGIRDRVITEAGRVRPHINIFVDGENIRDAGGLETPVGADAEVFILPAVSGG; translated from the coding sequence ATGCCGGTCGTGTTCATGATTCCGGGCGCGCTGCGCGAGCTGGCTGCGGGCCGCTCGGAGGTCCCCGTCGACGCGCCCGCCGGTCCGCTGTCGGCAGCGCTCGCCCGGCTCTGGGCGGAGTGCCCGGGCATCCGCGACCGTGTCATCACCGAGGCCGGCCGCGTGCGGCCGCACATCAACATCTTCGTCGACGGCGAGAACATCCGCGACGCCGGCGGCCTGGAAACGCCCGTCGGCGCCGACGCCGAAGTCTTCATCCTGCCTGCGGTCAGCGGCGGCTGA
- a CDS encoding lysophospholipid acyltransferase family protein has product MPLGRAELIGAITTFLGGRDERTMARMRTVLERELDAAGAAALEALNLRLETAGIDWTYYPADPLARRVHHALAEAILDPRSTVAGLAHLASVSGRPTVLLANHLSYSDANLLEILLHRAGATHVADRLTVVAGPKVYSSLKRRFSSLCFGTIKTPQSTALSSDDAVMHPREVARLARQCIDIALDRIRRGETLLVFAEGTRSRTCGMQPTLAGVARYLEWPGTQILPVGLTGTEVMFPIGEDALHDVPIVARIGNPVDAAALRARHGGDRRAMMDDLGRSIAELLPDEYRGAYGAVR; this is encoded by the coding sequence ATGCCGCTTGGACGCGCCGAGTTGATCGGCGCCATCACCACGTTTCTCGGCGGCCGTGACGAGCGGACCATGGCGCGGATGCGCACCGTGCTCGAGCGCGAGCTCGATGCCGCGGGCGCCGCGGCGCTGGAAGCGTTGAACCTGCGGCTCGAGACGGCCGGCATCGACTGGACCTACTACCCGGCCGACCCGCTCGCGCGCCGCGTGCACCACGCGCTCGCCGAGGCGATCCTCGACCCCCGTTCGACCGTGGCCGGCCTCGCACACCTCGCGTCGGTCTCCGGCCGCCCGACCGTGCTGCTCGCCAATCACCTGTCGTACTCGGACGCCAACCTGCTCGAGATCCTGCTGCATCGCGCCGGCGCGACGCACGTCGCCGACCGGCTGACGGTGGTGGCGGGGCCGAAGGTCTACTCGAGTCTCAAGCGCCGGTTCTCGAGCCTCTGCTTCGGGACCATCAAGACACCGCAGAGCACGGCGCTCTCGAGTGACGACGCGGTCATGCATCCGCGCGAAGTCGCGCGCCTCGCCCGGCAGTGCATCGACATTGCGCTGGATCGCATCCGCCGTGGGGAAACGCTGCTGGTGTTTGCCGAAGGGACGCGCAGCCGGACGTGCGGGATGCAGCCGACCCTTGCCGGGGTGGCCCGGTACCTCGAGTGGCCCGGCACGCAGATCCTGCCGGTGGGGCTGACCGGCACCGAGGTGATGTTCCCGATCGGGGAGGACGCGCTGCACGACGTCCCGATCGTCGCGCGCATCGGCAACCCGGTTGACGCGGCGGCGCTGCGCGCCCGCCACGGCGGCGATCGCCGCGCGATGATGGATGATCTCGGGCGCTCGATTGCCGAACTGCTGCCCGACGAGTATCGCGGCGCGTACGGAGCGGTTCGATGA
- a CDS encoding alpha/beta hydrolase yields MTTVLDPQRRRLWPIVRRVWITAGLAVTAIFVLWSVLAYRATGDARAALQTDGRVAVTLADGYWAFDPGTPSSTGLLFFAGALVDPAAYAPLARTIADDGFTVMLVALPRRGVLGGADGPEVFARARAAAAARPRVTRWVAAGHSRGGVVVAELVRDGFPGLAGAVLIGTSHPRDFSIAAASIPITRIYGTRDTIADVEKLARTRANLPASTRIVAIEGGNHSQFGYYGFQPGDWPATIPREAQQAITERALLEALRAAATR; encoded by the coding sequence GTGACTACAGTTCTCGATCCGCAACGCCGCCGACTCTGGCCGATCGTCCGGCGCGTGTGGATCACGGCGGGGCTGGCGGTTACGGCGATCTTCGTCCTCTGGTCGGTGCTGGCGTATCGCGCGACCGGGGATGCGCGGGCGGCGCTGCAGACGGACGGCAGGGTCGCCGTCACGCTCGCCGACGGCTATTGGGCCTTCGATCCCGGGACGCCGTCCTCCACCGGACTGCTCTTCTTCGCCGGAGCGCTGGTCGATCCCGCCGCCTACGCGCCGCTCGCGCGCACGATTGCGGACGACGGCTTCACCGTCATGCTCGTGGCGCTGCCGCGGCGCGGAGTACTCGGGGGGGCCGACGGGCCCGAAGTGTTCGCGAGAGCGCGTGCGGCCGCGGCCGCGCGGCCGCGCGTCACCCGGTGGGTCGCGGCCGGGCACTCGCGCGGCGGCGTGGTCGTGGCGGAGCTGGTCCGCGATGGCTTTCCCGGCCTCGCCGGCGCCGTGCTGATCGGCACCTCCCATCCGCGCGACTTCTCGATCGCCGCGGCATCGATCCCGATCACGCGCATCTACGGCACCCGCGATACCATCGCCGACGTCGAGAAGCTCGCCAGGACGCGGGCGAATCTCCCCGCATCCACCCGCATCGTCGCCATCGAGGGCGGCAATCATTCGCAGTTCGGCTACTACGGCTTCCAGCCGGGCGACTGGCCCGCGACGATCCCGCGCGAGGCGCAGCAGGCGATCACGGAGCGCGCGCTGCTGGAGGCGCTGCGCGCCGCGGCGACTCGCTAG
- a CDS encoding TIM barrel protein, which produces MEYTRRELGKLMLAVPAAGLLPRHVFALQAKPNSKWAGVQVGLNVPYNFGSRTMSADETLQKTVQLGVSAVEMRSQPIELAMGAPEAAIAGGRGEAAKAAAAQLREWRLKADPRKAADVRKKYEDAGVRIEIVKFDGIYDFTDPEMDYAFAFAKAAGARAISCELELPGAKRLGQFADKHKFPVGLHGHTKTTAAMYDEVFSAARYNWANVDIGHWVAGGLGNPVDIIRKHHDRITHIHVKDRKKPTDGKDGANVPFGEGDTPIKEVLQLIRDNKYPIQATIEFEYPVPAGSDRMAEMAKALQYCKDALLK; this is translated from the coding sequence ATGGAATACACCCGCCGCGAGCTGGGAAAACTGATGCTGGCCGTGCCGGCGGCAGGACTGCTGCCGCGGCACGTGTTTGCGCTGCAGGCGAAGCCGAACTCGAAGTGGGCCGGCGTGCAGGTCGGGCTGAACGTGCCGTACAACTTCGGCAGCCGGACGATGAGCGCCGACGAGACGTTGCAGAAGACGGTGCAGCTCGGCGTGAGCGCCGTGGAGATGCGCTCGCAGCCGATCGAGCTGGCGATGGGGGCACCCGAGGCCGCGATTGCCGGAGGGCGCGGAGAAGCGGCGAAGGCGGCGGCCGCGCAGCTGCGCGAGTGGCGGCTGAAGGCCGACCCCAGGAAGGCGGCCGACGTCCGGAAGAAGTACGAGGACGCCGGCGTCAGGATCGAGATCGTGAAGTTCGACGGCATCTACGACTTCACCGACCCGGAAATGGATTACGCCTTCGCATTCGCCAAAGCGGCGGGGGCCCGCGCCATCTCGTGCGAACTGGAGCTGCCGGGGGCGAAGCGGCTCGGGCAATTCGCGGACAAACACAAGTTCCCCGTCGGCTTGCACGGTCACACCAAGACCACCGCGGCGATGTACGACGAGGTCTTCTCGGCCGCCAGGTACAACTGGGCGAATGTCGACATCGGCCACTGGGTCGCCGGCGGCCTGGGCAATCCCGTCGACATCATCCGCAAGCACCACGATCGGATCACCCACATCCACGTGAAGGACCGCAAGAAGCCGACCGACGGGAAGGACGGTGCCAACGTGCCGTTCGGCGAAGGCGACACGCCGATCAAGGAAGTGCTGCAGCTCATTCGCGACAACAAGTACCCGATCCAGGCGACGATCGAATTCGAGTACCCGGTCCCGGCGGGCTCGGACCGGATGGCGGAGATGGCAAAGGCACTTCAGTACTGTAAGGATGCGTTGCTGAAATAG
- a CDS encoding YciI family protein — protein MKYLCLIYDEEKKLHAMTKGEMDALMREYFAFTDAIVKSGHMLAGNDLQPTQNATTVRVRNGKVMTTDGPFAETKEQLGGYYLLEAADLNEAIQIAARIPSARLGSIEVRPIQEHQR, from the coding sequence ATGAAGTATCTGTGCCTGATCTACGACGAAGAGAAGAAGCTCCATGCGATGACGAAAGGGGAGATGGACGCGCTGATGAGGGAGTATTTCGCGTTCACCGACGCCATCGTGAAGAGCGGTCACATGCTCGCCGGAAACGACCTGCAGCCGACGCAGAATGCGACCACCGTCCGGGTGCGGAACGGGAAGGTGATGACGACCGACGGGCCGTTCGCGGAGACCAAGGAGCAGTTGGGCGGCTACTACCTGCTCGAAGCCGCCGACCTGAACGAGGCGATCCAGATCGCGGCACGGATTCCGTCCGCCAGGCTGGGCAGCATCGAGGTGCGGCCAATCCAGGAGCATCAGCGCTGA